The following proteins come from a genomic window of Lolium rigidum isolate FL_2022 chromosome 5, APGP_CSIRO_Lrig_0.1, whole genome shotgun sequence:
- the LOC124655837 gene encoding cyclin-T-like has translation MAGRVEYNIISTPPTLEHTPQNPRQGRKSTAPGETTLPRSRSERIPGQQLADAATTIPTTSPETLEETKPSRWRREEERILNSLNLAVDTEQSLGPPIKYPKTVTGGKVCNSVKLSIVASPSPTPSKFPFLSPSSDPLTCLIQIPTIFSFSAAAAAAMSFAPGPARHQPQPYHLDPPPHHHPRRRRREDDEPYHPYPHAHPQPHPYTNAATIPYPHARDPLAPSRHLHDLASAPPPPKRARRAPDPPPVAAPPPPKQPEDAALLSRDEIERRSPSRRDGIDPASEARLRASYCAYLRCLGFRLGLPQMTVATAAVYCHRFFFRRSHACHDRFLVATAALFLASKTEESTCLLNTVLRASCEVSQNQEFNLLPYMMRGQNWFQLYRESVIQAEQMILTTLDFELEVAHPYASLSSALSKLGLSHSTLYDVAWSLINEGLRSSLWLQFKPHHIAAGAAFLAGKFLRYDITFHQNFWHEFKTAPPIVQDVVQQLKELL, from the exons ATGGCTGGCCGAGTGGAATATAACATCATCAGCACTCCCCCGACTCTTGAACATACTCCACAAAATCCACGACAGGGTCGAAAGTCGACCGCACCTGGGGAAACCACCCTCCCTAGATCCAGATCTGAGAGGATACCCGGCCAGCAGCTTGCCGACGCTGCCACCACCATTCCAACGACGTCCCCCGAAACCCTAGAAGAAACCAAGCCGAGCcggtggcggcgggaggaggagaggatcTTGAACAGTCTAAACTTAGCGGTGGATACAGAGCAG AGTCTGGGACCACCGATCAAATACCCCAAAACTGTCACCGGTGGCAAAGTTTGTAATTCTGTCAAACTTTCCATCGTCGCGTCGCCGAGCCCAACACCTTCAAAATTCCCCTTCCTTTCACCTTCCTCGGATCCCCTCACCTGCCTGATCCAAATTCCCAccatcttctccttctccgccgccgccgccgccgccatgtcctTCGCCCCCGGCCCAGCCAGGCACCAGCCTCAGCCCTACCACCTCGACCCTCCTCCCCACCaccacccgcgccgccgccgccgggaggacGACGAGCCGTACCACCCCTACCCCCACGCCCACCCCCAGCCACACCCCTACACCAACGCCGCCACCATCCCCTACCCCCACGCCCGCGACCCGCTCGCGCCCTCCCGCCACCTCCACGACCTAGcctccgccccgccgccgccaaagCGGGCCCGCCGCGCGCCCGATCCACCCCccgtggccgcgccgccgccgccaaagcaGCCCGAGGACGCCGCGCTGCTGTCGCGGGACGAGATCGAGCGGCGCTCGCCCTCGCGCAGGGACGGGATCGACCCGGCCTCCGAGGCCCGGCTGCGCGCCTCCTACTGCGCCTACCTGCGCTGCCTCGGCTTCCGCCTCGGCCT GCCGCAGATGACGGTCGCCACGGCCGCGGTGTATTGCCACCGGTTCTTTTTCCGCAGATCGCACGCCTGCCATGACAGATTT TTGGTTGCGACTGCAGCATTGTTTCTGGCGTCAAAGACAGAGGAATCAACATGCCTTTTGAATACTGTTCTTAGGGCTTCATGTGAAGTTTCTCAAAACCAAGAATTCAATCTACTTCCTTACATGATGCGTGGC CAAAACTGGTTTCAGCTTTACCGAGAAAGTGTAATACAGGCGGAGCAAATGATACTTACAACACTTGATTTTGAACTTGAAGTGGCCCATCCATATGCTTCACTTTCATCCGCTTTAAGCAAACTAGGACTTTCACATTCCACTCTATATGATGTGGCTTGGAGTCTCATTAATGAAGG GCTTCGGAGTTCTCTCTGGCTTCAGTTCAAACCTCATCATATTGCTGCTGGAGCTGCATTCCTTGCTGGAAAGTTCCTCCGCTATGACATTACCTTTCACCAAAATTTCTGGCATGAGTTCAAAACGGCACCACCCATTGTCCAAG ATGTTGTCCAGCAGTTGAAGGAGCTACTTTAG
- the LOC124652633 gene encoding 1-aminocyclopropane-1-carboxylate oxidase homolog 1-like, with amino-acid sequence MAAALDRFQELKAFDDTKSGVKGLVDAGISTVPAIFHHPPGSLALDTHDHHFGIPVIDLAGAWTPSRRAELVGEVKSAAETVGFFQVVNHGVPKAAMSQMLAAVRSFNEEPAEAKRVYYTRDDGRRVRYQTNFDLFQSPAANWRDTLYFEMEPNGPTPEEIPPACRGVVTDYTRSVRTLGGTVLELLSEALGLHRGYLEHDAGCLEGMNIATHYYPACPEPRLTMGTTRHSDPSFFTVLLQDSVGGLQVIVEDEKLQPVWVDVPAVAGALIVNIGDFLQLMSNDRFKSVEHRVVSKSVGPRISVACFFQSHGAAASTRVYGPIIPEGDPSPELYRSTTVEEILQHFREKGLDGSSALQHFRV; translated from the coding sequence ATGGCTGCTGCGTTGGATCGTTTCCAAGAGCTGAAGGCCTTCGACGACACCAAGTCCGGTGTCAAGGGCCTCGTCGACGCAGGCATCAGTACCGTACCGGCCATCTTCCACCACCCGCCGGGATCCCTCGCACTCGACACTCATGACCACCACTTCGGCATCCCGGTAATCGACCTCGCTGGCGCGTGGACACCGTCCCGGCGAGCCGAGCTGGTCGGCGAGGTGAAGTCGGCCGCGGAGACGGTGGGCTTCTTCCAGGTGGTGAACCACGGCGTGCCGAAGGCAGCCATGTCGCAGATGCTCGCAGCGGTGCGGAGCTTCAACGAGGAGCCAGCGGAGGCCAAGCGTGTGTACTACACGAGGGACGATGGCAGGCGTGTGAGGTACCAGACTAACTTCGATCTGTTCCAGTCGCCGGCGGCTAACTGGCGCGACACCCTCTACTTTGAGATGGAGCCGAACGGGCCGACGCCAGAGGAGATCCCGCCGGCGTGCAGAGGCGTGGTGACGGATTACACGAGGTCGGTGCGCACACTGGGCGGCACGGTGCTGGAGCTGCTGTCCGAGGCTCTGGGCCTCCACCGTGGGTACCTTGAGCATGACGCCGGGTGCCTGGAGGGGATGAACATCGCGACCCACTACTACCCGGCGTGCCCCGAGCCGCGCCTCACGATGGGAACCACCAGGCACTCTGACCCGAGCTTTTTCACGGTGCTACTCCAGGACAGCGTCGGCGGCCTCCAGGTAATCGTCGAGGACGAAAAGCTACAGCCAGTCTGGGTGGACGTGCCAGCCGTGGCCGGCGCGCTCATCGTCAACATCGGCGATTTCCTGCAGCTCATGTCCAACGACAGGTTCAAGAGCGTGGAGCACCGTGTGGTGTCCAAGAGCGTTGGACCTCGGATCTCGGTGGCCTGTTTCTTCCAGTCGCATGGCGCCGCCGCGTCCACGAGGGTGTACGGCCCGATCATACCGGAGGGTGACCCGAGCCCTGAGCTGTACAGAAGCACCACGGTGGAGGAGATCCTCCAACACTTCAGGGAGAAGGGCCTCGATGGCAGCTCCGCGCTCCAGCATTTTAGGGTTTAA